The Podospora pseudocomata strain CBS 415.72m chromosome 3, whole genome shotgun sequence genome window below encodes:
- the UTP5 gene encoding Small subunit (SSU) processome component (BUSCO:EOG09264NJ1; COG:S; EggNog:ENOG503NWZN) — protein MSTKRKVATIAAPVVRASAKARSRAKIDETRAAVSTGLSKQPDEPIELSSDDEDVKDQQQIEQVAEETTQGDVDMDMDMGGDVDDAEPAAPAAFGDIVRGNSTVDVVASLAADTAGPSSRSDLHQRQAGLINAASLGTVINQALRTNDAQLLELCLQTSDLKIVENTINRMDSALALELLSRLASRMHRRPGRAMNLMSWMKFTMIAHGGALVTQPDLTARLAELSRVLEERARGLPALLALRGKLEMLDAQLKFRKSAKLAGGNRDRLEGKDELSESEDEDQDEAQVVYVEGQESTKALTNGGPRAGPADDEDEFPINHSALPDSDEDDDEEEDEDEDEEDLAAIESLDEDEVDHDDVDEEEEDDSEGEDAGPPAKVQRTLRSRK, from the coding sequence ATGTCAACCAAGAGAAAAGTCGCGACCATCGCGGCTCCAGTCGTCAGGGCCAGCGCAAAGGCACGCTCCAGGGCCAAAATCGACGAAACCAGAGCCGCCGTGTCCACCGGCTTGTCCAAGCAGCCTGACGAACCCATCGAGCTCTCAagtgacgacgaggatgtgAAGGATCAGCAGCAGATCGAACAAGTGGCCGAGGAGACAACACAAGGAGATGTCGACATGGACATGGACATGGGCGGCGATGTGGATGATGCGGAGCCTGCTGCTCCGGCTGCTTTTGGCGATATTGTGCGCGGCAACTCGACGGTCGATGTAGTAGCCTCTCTTGCTGCTGACACTGCTGGCCCTTCTTCGCGCTCCGATTTGCACCAGAGGCAAGCCGGcctcatcaacgccgccTCGCTCGGCACCGTTATCAACCAAGCCCTCCGAACCAACGATGCGCAGCTCCTCGAGTTGTGCCTCCAGACTAGCGACCTCAAAATTGTAGAGAACACAATCAATCGCATGGACTCGGCCCTTGCTCTCGAACTCCTTTCCAGGCTTGCCTCCCGCATGCACCGTCGCCCCGGCCGTGCCATGAACCTGATGAGCTGGATGAAGTTCACCATGATTGCCCACGGTGGCGCCCTTGTTACACAGCCAGATTTGACTGCCCGGTTAGCCGAGCTCAGTCGTGTTTTGGAGGAGCGCGCGAGGGGTCTGCCAGCGCTGTTGGCGCTTCGAGGCAAGTTGGAGATGCTGGACGCTCAGCTGAAGTTTAGGAAATCTGCCAAGCTGGCCGGTGGCAACCGCGATCGTCTCGAAGGAAAGGATGAGCTGAGCGAGTCAGAGGACGAGGATCAAGATGAGGCCCAAGTGGTCTACGTAGAGGGCCAGGAAAGCACCAAGGCGCTCACAAACGGTGGTCCGAGAGCGGGGCCtgctgatgacgaggacgagttcCCCATCAATCACAGTGCTCTGCCGGATTctgatgaggacgatgatgaggaagaggacgaggacgaggacgaggaggatctgGCGGCCATCGAGTCTCttgacgaagacgaggtTGACCACGATgacgttgatgaggaggaggaggatgatagcgagggtgaggatgctGGGCCGCCAGCCAAAGTCCAGAGAACATTGAGGAGCAGAAAATAG
- the BDF1 gene encoding transcription initiation at TATA-containing promoter protein (EggNog:ENOG503NVXS; COG:K) has translation MAVMATQQSEGAVVGEKPVASSLELEKDARNGGAEVNGHTSPEAPNHTEKDETDSKKSHNQEAFSTNSALKSESADASDKPIPDVPTDAKEAPKDAEPVKMDVATPPDTEMPDAPPSPAAEVKQAETQIELPAEVAPDTQSAAPSKEDQPAKPPTPDALITSDAKNEAPTKAMSTSVSPMTKTAPTPPATDKEEDVVMADAQVTAESTQETPVFATVPDVKPSIEKDPAPASPSKASPPSATADTSMSDLAASAKVSRERDIDSEDEPVAKRTKVDHSIEAKNNVNPQDRMDVDRQSAPRATPAQAANGRPKYLNDDSLNDNPITDWQNRQIRQVLAGVKKTKVGGNFRQSVQHLWPMLWPDYSARIANPIDISAMERRLRGDGQSYKNLGEFKRDLNLLVENAVSFNGEAHEVTVQAKGCRSAILDRLSKVPAAEPARPDKKDSIKHHNIRHAEPRSAVHQSSTATPRPPKPAAPAPKPAVENPAFAIPPGNNGMPLIRRDSTKVDSRAKRPVKPPQPRDVFTDKRKKKLPPELRFCDEVLTELRKTKYYDCNGAFLQPVDVVALQIPTYYKVVKKPMDLSTMANKLHSGEYASAKDVERDFDLIVKNAKAFNGDDHPVTIAGYKLQSLFRAEMNRKDEWLARNAPPEVINTASPRVKDESDDEPSDTEPEPEQSEEITKAQTKITSIQKRLDDEQKKLSEMINTGSASEEDVDISHSIISTLQKQLIRERNNLKELTAAVKPAKPNKPAKSKKTHQHLGGVTKKAAAAGGAGGGGHHAAGAVKKGPKRPPPKKKISEAEKAVITEHLSELDGVPLERAIELIKRDTGQGENESGELELDIEQVSEEALVRLYEIIIKAHPHLKVEREKKVVDKTWGQAADHHHSNSNAKSKSGAASAASKSKKNKPMSKSEQERRIQQLNELRAQANRNQSGSQEPMESIEGTGRASAEPPTAVNADSEDEVDSEED, from the exons ATGGCAGTTATGGCCACTCAGCAATCAGAAGGCGCGGTTGTTGGCGAAAAGCCTGTCGCCAGCTCGCTGGAGCTCGAGAAGGATGCGCGCAATGGCGGCGCCGAAGTGAATGG CCACACTTCCCCCGAAGCCCCAAACCACACCGAAAAGGACGAGACCGACTCCAAAAAAAGCCACAACCAAGAAGCTTTCTCAACAAACAGTGCACTGAAAAGCGAGTCGGCCGATGCCAGTGACAAACCAATCCCAGACGTTCCCACAGATGCAAAGGAGGCGCCCAAGGACGCCGAGCCCGTAAAGATGGACGTCGCGACTCCACCCGACACAGAAATGCCGGATGCACCACCAAGTCCAGCTGCCGAGGTGAAGCAAGCCGAGACACAAATCGAGCTTCCAGCCGAAGTCGCTCCCGACACACAATCTGCGGCTCCATCGAAAGAagaccagccagccaagccGCCCACGCCTGACGCCCTGATCACATCTGACGCAAAGAACGAGGCTCCGACCAAAGCCATGTCCACTTCGGTATCTCCCATGACCAAGACGGCCCCTACCCCCCCAGCTACCGATAAGGAGGAAgatgtggtgatggcagATGCGCAGGTGACCGCCGAGAGCACTCAAGAGACGCCTGTTTTCGCAACTGTCCCGGACGTGAAGCCGAGCATCGAGAAGGATCCAGCTCCAGCGTCGCCCTCCAAGGCATCTCCTCCAAGCGCGACGGCCGATACCAGCATGTCTGACCTGGCTGCGTCTGCCAAGGTGTCGCGTGAACGGGATATCGACAGTGAGGATGAACCAGTTGCCAAGCGCACCAAGGTTGATCATTCCATCGAGGCGAAGAACAATGTCAACCCCCAAGATCGCATGGATGTCGACCGCCAGTCAGCTCCCCGGGCCACACCCGCGCAGGCTGCGAACGGAAGACCCAAGTATCTCAATGACGATTCTCTCAACGACAATCCCATCACAGATTGGCAGAACCGGCAAATTCGTCAAGTTCTTGCAGGTGTCAAAAAAACCAAGGTGGGCGGCAACTTTCGGCAATCGGTTCAGCATCTGTGGCCCATGCTCTGGCCTGATTACTCCGCACGGATTGCCAATCCTATTGATATTTCGGCCATGGAGAGACGCTTGCGTGGGGACGGGCAGAGCTACAAGAATCTTGGCGAGTTCAAACGGGACTTGAATCTGTTGGTGGAAAACGCCGTCAGCTTCAACGGCGAGGCTCACGAAGTGACTGTGCAAGCCAAGGGCTGCCGTTCTGCTATTCTCGACCGTCTCTCCAAGGTCCCTGCCGCTGAACCTGCCCGCCCCGACAAGAAGGACAGCATCAAGCATCACAATATCCGCCATGCCGAACCCCGCTCTGCCGTCCACCAGTCTTCCACCGCCACGCCCCGTCCCCCAAAACCGGCGGCCCCAGCCCCCAAGCCCGCTGTCGAGAACCCTGCTTTTGCCATCCCTCCCGGCAACAACGGTATGCCGCTCATTCGGCGCGACTCGACCAAGGTTGACAGCCGCGCCAAGCGCCCCGTCAAGCCACCTCAGCCAAGAGATGTCTTTACCGACaagcgcaagaagaagctcccCCCCGAGCTTCGGTTCTGCGATGAAGTTCTCACCGAGCTGAGGAAGACCAAGTATTACGATTGCAACGGCGCCTTCCTTCAACCCGTCGACGTCGTCGCTCTGCAAATCCCCACATATTACAAGGTCGTCAAGAAGCCCATGGACCTTTCCACCATGGCCAACAAGCTGCATTCTGGCGAGTACGCTTCGGCCAAGGACGTTGAACGAGACTTTGACCTGATCGTTAAGAACGCCAAGGCCTTCAATGGAGACGACCATCCCGTCACCATTGCCGGCTACAAGCTGCAGAGTCTCTTTCGCGCCGAGATGAATCGTAAGGATGAGTGGCTCGCCCGCAACGCCCCTCCCGAAGTGATCAACACAGCCAGCCCGCGGGTCAAAGACGAGTCCGACGACGAGCCCTCGGACACGGAACCGGAGCCAGAGCAATCCGAGGAGATCACTAAGGCCCAAACCAAGATCACCAGCATCCAGAAACGACTCGATGACGAGCAAAAGAAGCTGTCCGAGATGATCAACACTGGATCGGCAAGCGAAGAGGATGTTGACATTTCTCactccatcatcagcacTTTGCAGAAGCAACTGATCCGAGAGAGGAACAACCTCAAGGAGCTGACTGCCGCCGTCAAACCGGCAAAGCCAAACAAGCCtgccaagtccaagaagacgCACCAGCAccttggcggcgtcaccaagAAGGCCGCTGCCGCAGGAGGAGCGGGCGGGGGTGGCCATCATGCCGCGGGAGCTGTTAAGAAGGGCCCCAAGAGACCGCCTCCTAAGAAGAAGATCAgtgaggctgagaaggctgtTATCACCGAGCATCTGAGCGAGCTGGACGGTGTGCCCTTGGAGCGGGCCATCGAGCTAATCAAGAGGGACACGGGACAGGGAGAGAATGAGTCGGGCGAATTGGAACTTGATATTGAGCAAGTCTCCGAGGAGGCCCTGGTCAGGCTCTACGAAATAATAATCAAGGCCCACCCACACTTGAAGGtcgagagggagaagaaggtagTGGACAAGACTTGGGGCCAGGCGGCGGACCATCACCACTCCAACAGCAATGCCAAGTCCAAGTCGGGCGCTGCGTCGGCGGcgtccaagtccaagaagaacaagcCCATGAGCAAGTCGGAGCAGGAGCGCCGCATTCAGCAGCTCAACGAATTGAGAGCACAAGCTAACCGCAACCAATCCGGCAGTCAGGAGCCAATGGAGTCGATTGAGGGAACAGGCAGGGCCTCAGCCGAGCCTCCCACGGCGGTCAATGCCGACAGTGAGGACGAAGTCGATTCCGAAGAGGACTAA
- a CDS encoding hypothetical protein (COG:S; EggNog:ENOG503P41W) yields MAELTNDNPNRPLFFYLTGAAYGEFSQWYSCHFSVSVDEIYSVTTKPPPGDIDGAQKLEFKTAEQFMMYLKAVQFEDLAIAKKILATSDPKAQKRLGRQIKGFNDAEWDQIKQDVVVRGNLAKFGQNERLRGVLLGTGVRELVEAASNDRIWGIGFTEKQVVEGPVDREWWGENRLGKALMEARRRLRGEDKVLG; encoded by the coding sequence ATGGCTGAGCTCACCAACGACAACCCCAATAGACCGCTCTTTTTCTACTTGACGGGTGCTGCCTACGGCGAGTTCTCTCAGTGGTACAGCTGCCACTTTAGCGTTTCCGTCGACGAAATCTACTCTGTAACtaccaaaccacccccaggCGACATCGATGGAGCCCAAAAACTAGAGTTCAAGACCGCCGAACAGTTCATGATGTACCTCAAAGCGGTGCAGTTCGAGGACCTCGCCATCGCAAAGAAGATCCTGGCGACATCCGACCCAAAGGCGCAAAAGAGACTGGGAAGACAAATAAAAGGCTTCAACGATGCTGAATGGGATCAGATCAAGCaggatgtggtggtgagagggaACCTGGCCAAGTTTGGGCAGAACGAAAGACTTCGAGGAGTGTTATTGGGGACAGGCGTTAGAGAGTTGGTCGAGGCAGCAAGCAACGACCGGATCTGGGGAATTGGCTTCACTGAGAAGcaagtggtggaggggccggtggatagggagtggtggggggagaaCAGACTGGGGAAGGCCTTGATGGAGGCtagaagaaggctgaggggggaggacaaGGTGCTGGGCTGA
- the HXT5_1 gene encoding hexose transporter hxt5 (COG:P; EggNog:ENOG503NU51): MLGKKSIRVNGADCGVEALILGAITSIGGFLFGYDTGQISGMLLFRDFKDRFGQVDTPEGRDFQPIIQSLLVSLMSIGTLLGALSASYTADWWGRRKSLTFGVGVFIIGNIIQITAMNHWVHMMMGRFVAGLGVGNLSVGVPMFQSECSPREIRGAVVASYQLMITFGILIANLVNYGVREIEDQSASWRIVIGLGIAFSLPLGLGILLVPESPRWLAARSRWDEARLSLARLRGMKNDPQHQLVEDDMVEMKGILEKERAVGVGSWAECFVPKPNGVPKQVYRTILGISLHFLQQWTGVNYFFYYGATIFESAGIEDPIQTQLILGAVNVACTFYGLYVVEKYGRRWPLLIGAIWQAAWLAVFASMGTALDPENNRTSGILMIVSAAMFIASFAVTWGPICWVVIGETFPLRTRAKQASLATAGNWLGNFMISFLTPLATDGIGYAYGFVFVATNIAGALLVYFFLYESVSLSLENVDTMYSQPDLKPWTSKKWMPPGYVTRMNRDEDFFHNDGAQHASGVDDLDDRTTAVPSGRPSRVVDEEKKADGVNGLGATESREERVNRAV, from the exons ATGCTCGGAAAGAA GTCCATACGCGTCAATGGCGCCGactgtggtgttgaggccCTGATCCTCGGGGCCATCACCTCGATCGGCGGCTTTCTTTTTGGCTATGATACCGGCCAGATCTCGGGCATGCTGCTGTTCCGAGACTTCAAAGATCGCTTCGGTCAGGTCGACACGCCGGAGGGCCGAGACTTTCAGCCCATCATTCAGTCCCTGCTCGTCTCGTTGATGAGTATCGGTACACTCTTGGGAGCCTTGAGCGCTTCTTA CACTGCCGACTGGTGGGGCCGTAGAAAGAGTCTCACGTTCGGTGTCGGTGTTTTCATCATCGGCAACATCATTCAAATCACCGCCATGAACCACTGGGTCcacatgatgatgggccgCTTCGTGGCCGGCTTGGGCGTCGGCAACCTCTCTGTCGGTGTTCCCATGTTCCAGTCCGAGTGCTCACCCCGAGAGATTCGTGGTGCCGTTGTCGCCTCGTACCAGCTCATGATCACGTTCGGTatcctcatcgccaacctTGTCAACTATGGCGTAAGGGAGATTGAGGACCAGTCCGCTTCGTGGAGGATTGTCATTGGGCTGGGCATCGCCTTTTCCTTGCCCCTCGGTCTAGGTATCTTGTTGGTTCCCGAATCCCCAAGATGGCTTGCCGCCAGATCCAGGTGGGACGAAGCTCGTCTGTCACTGGCGCGTCTTCGTGGCATGAAGAACgaccctcaacaccagcttgtcgaggacgatatggtggagatgaagggaaTTCTTGAAAAGGAGCGTGCTGTTGGCGTCGGGTCCTGGGCCGAGTGTTTTGTGCCAAAGCCCAATGGTGTGCCCAAGCAGGTGTACCGTACGATTCTCGGCATCTCGCTCCATTTCCTTCAGCAGTGGACCGGCGTCAACTACTTCTTCTATTATGGCGCCACCATCTTCGAGTCGGCTGGCATTGAAGATCCAATCCAAACACAGCTCATTTTGGGCGCTGTCAATGTGGCCTGCACCTTTTATGGCCTATATGTCGTCGAAAAGTACGGTCGTCGGTGGCCTCTGCTCATCGGCGCAATTTGGCAGGCGGCGTGGCTCGCTGTGTTTGCCTCGATGGGCACTGCGTTGGATCCCGAGAACAACCGGACTTCAGGTATCCTCATGATCGTGTCGGCCGCCATGTTTATTGCCTCCTTCGCTGTCACGTGGGGGCCGATCTGCTGGGTCGTCATCGGTGAAACCTTCCCTCTGCGCACCCGTGCCAAGCAGGCCTCCTTGGCCACTGCTGGCAACTGGCTTGGAAATT TTATGATTTCCTTCCTCACGCCCCTTGCAACCGATGGCATTGGGTATGCCTACGGTTTTGTGTTTGTCGCCACCAACATCGCGGGCGCACTGCTGGTGTACTTCTTCCTCTACGAGTCGGTCAGTCTCAGTCTGGAGAACGTCGACACGATGTACAGCCAACCCGATCTGAAGCCCTGGACGTCCAAGAAGTGGATGCCCCCCGGATATGTCACACGCATGAATAGAGACGAAGACTTCTTCCACAACGACGGGGCTCAGCATGCCAGCGGAGTTGATGATTTGGATGACCGGACCACCGCTGTACCAAGCGGCAGGCCTAGCcgggtggttgatgaagaaaagaaggccgACGGCGTCAACGGGCTGGGAGCCACAGAGTCGAGGGAAGAAAGGGTCAACCGGGCGGTGTGA
- a CDS encoding hypothetical protein (COG:O; MEROPS:MER0078639; EggNog:ENOG503NY9U), which yields MPTHVRCCTVLTRAPATSTQLHRCHNRYKNALVRPSGTSQSLDTSAASNMIRSFLFVAAVASAASARVMDSLAAVPRGWESVRPALPEETVSLRIALKQQRAEALEQAVLDISTPGHPKYGRHLTRDELRSYTTPSRSATLAVTRWLEDHNIQTAVADNDWVTFSTTVENASHLLKTDFAWYRNVENNIELKLRTLAYSVPDEVAPHIDLVQPTTRFGQPVAKRSTVFEMHHLDANAANKIKLAAAGQANCNLTITPDCLKWLYDIKYKPTDSIENTIAFASFLEQYARYDDFQTFQSRYIPEAQGQNFTVELVNGGLDDQNSWRDSGEANLDVQYIHAVSHPAPILQYSTGGRGPLIPTKTQPKPPGTNEPYLEWLTYLLNQTDDKIPKVVSVSYGEEEQSIPRDYAVKVCNMFMQLGGRGVSVIFASGDSGPGTHCIRSTDNATFFEPTFPAGCPYVTSVGATYLTNPEKAISFSSGGFSMYHSRPQWQRTAVEPYLRTIGDTYAPYFDPRGRAIPDISAQGSNFNVIDKGYNSLLSGTSASAPVVAGIVGLLNAARYTLGLPSLGFLNPWLYNNSDAFTDVVAGAGVGCRRRKELGYGGASWNATVGWDPVTGLGTPKFGRLLQLAAPGVANA from the exons ATGCCTACGCATGTGCGATGCTGCACAGTGTTGACACGTGCTCCTGCCACTTCAACGCAACTCCACAGATGCCACAATAGGTATAAGAACGCCCTCGTCAGACCGTCCGGGACGAGCCAATCCCTTGATACATCAGCTGCCTCGAACATGATACGCTCTTTTCTGTTTGTGGCCGCTGTggcctcggcggcttcggccCGTGTGATGGATAGTCTTGCAGCTGTCccgagggggtgggaatCAGTCCGTCCAGCGTTGCCAGAAGAGACGGTATCTCTTCGCATTGCCCTCAAACAGCAGCGAGCTGAAGCCCTGGAACAAGCCGTCCTCGATATCTCGACTCCCGGACATCCCAAATACGGCAGACACCTAACCCGCGATGAGCTCAGGTCCTACACAACTCCCTCCCGGTCAGCCACTCTCGCCGTCACCCGTTGGCTCGAGGATCACAACATCCAGACTGCGGTTGCCGACAATGACTGGGTTACCTTCAGCACCACGGTCGAAAACGCCAGCCATCTTCTCAAGACGGATTTTGCCTGGTATCGGAACGTCGAGAACAACATCGAGCTCAAGCTGCGGACACTTGCCTACTCGGTGCCAGATGAGGTGGCACCACACATTGATCTGGTGCAGCCCACCACTCGGTTCGGCCAGCCTGTTGCCAAACGGTCCACCGTCTTCGAGATGCACCATCTTGATGCCAATGCTGCCAATAAGATCAagcttgccgccgccggccaaGCAAACTGCAACCTTACCATCACCCCGGATTGTCTCAAGTGGCTGTACGACATCAAGTACAAACCCACAGATTCGATTGAGAACACGATTGCATTTGCTTCGTTTTTGGAGCAGTACGCCCGCTATGACGACTTCCAGACGTTTCAGAGCAGGTATATTCCAGAAGCGCAGGGGCAGAACTTCACTGTCGAGCTGGTTAACGGCGGTTTGGATGATCAAAATAGCTGGCGTGACAGTG GTGAAGCAAACCTCGATGTCCAGTACATCCACGCAGTCAGCCACCCtgctcccatcctccaatACAGCACGGGCGGCCGCGGTCCCCTGATCCCCACCAAGACCCAGCCCAAGCCCCCGGGCACCAACGAGCCTTATCTCGAATGGCTTAcctacctcctcaaccagACCGACGACAAGATACCCAAGGTCGTCTCGGTCTCGTACGGCGAAGAGGAACAGTCGATTCCCCGTGACTACGCCGTCAAGGTCTGCAACATGTTCATGCAGCTCGGAGGACGTGGTGTCTCGGTCATCTTTGCGTCGGGGGACTCGGGTCCAGGCACGCATTGCATCCGTAGCACGGACAATGCGACCTTCTTTGAGCCAACCTTCCCCGCCGGCTGCCCCTATGTCACCTCGGTGGGGGCCACGtacctcaccaaccccgagaAAGCCATCAGCTTCTCATCTGGCGGCTTCAGCATGTATCACTCAAGACCGCAGTGGCAGAGGACGGCCGTGGAGCCGTACCTGCGAACGATTGGAGACACGTATGCGCCCTACTTTGACCCCCGCGGCAGGGCCATACCGGACATCTCAGCTCAGGGGTCCAACTTCAATGTCATTGACAAGGGATACAATTCGCTGCTGTCAGGCACGAGCGCttcggcgccggtggtggccgGGATTGTGGGCCTGTTGAACGCGGCGAGATATACACTGGGGTTGCCGTCGCTGGGGTTCTTGAACCCGTGGTTGTACAACAATTCGGATGCTTTCACCGATGTGGTTGCCGGGGCTGGAGTCGGGTGCCGAAGGCGTAAGGAGCTGGGGTACGGCGGCGCGTCCTGGAATGCCACGGTGGGTTGGGATCCGGTGACGGGGTTGGGCACACCCAAGTTTGGAAGACTGTTGCAGCTGGCGGCCCCGGGGGTTGCCAATGCCTAG